The following are from one region of the Pygocentrus nattereri isolate fPygNat1 chromosome 20, fPygNat1.pri, whole genome shotgun sequence genome:
- the LOC108423626 gene encoding solute carrier family 13 member 5-like, protein MGNFVRQLWAYRNFLVAFLTPLLLLPLPLTVNTSEAKCGFVVILMALYWCTECVPLAVTSLLPFILFPMMGIMKSEQVCLQYTGDAHILGTGGLIVAIAVEYWNLHKRLALRIVVLLGVKPMLLMVGFMSITAFLSMWISTVASTALMLPIVHSVLEHLRESEFEAEEHELQKKRDSRALHITETKHSTEDTVEEQNPEGCFSTEQRRLKHNQKYQTLSKGMSLCVCYSASIGGTATLTGSISNLILKGQMEKLFPGNGDVINYTSWFIFSFPNMVLMLAVSWLWLQFMYIGFNVKKTFSCRKVSPSERKVYAVMKSEYRKLGRMNFAECCVLVLFLLLVLLWFTREPGFSTGWASLLFNQEKTFVTDTTVSIFICLLFFVIPSKIECSCWRSGSLDISGRRKWKAPPTLLHWELVQRKLPWNIMLLLGGAFALARGCEVSGLSLWLGKTLESLKNIPPVALSFLLCFVIAMLTEICNNAVISTVLLPVLASMTSAVGLHPLYIMLPTTISSSLAFMLPVATPPNAITFTYANLKIIEMVKPGFVLNLLGILCTNLAVHTWGTAIFNLKEIPPWANVTTTPTHSMFSATTP, encoded by the exons GAGGCTAAATGTGGCTTTGTGGTCATCCTGATGGCTCTGTACTGGTGCACAGAATGTGTTCCGTTGGCAGTGACTTCACTGCTCCCTTTTATCCTCTTCCCCATGATGGGCATCATGAAGTCTGAGCAG GTGTGTCTGCAGTACACCGGTGATGCTCACATTCTGGGCACTGGTGGGCTGATAGTGGCCATAGCTGTGGAGTACTGGAACCTCCATAAACGCCTCGCCCTGAGGATAGTTGTGCTGCTGGGGGTAAAGCCAATGCT gctaaTGGTGGGGTTCATGAGCATTACTGCCTTCCTATCCATGTGGATCAGTACAGTGGCCTCCACAGCATTGATGCTGCCTATCGTCCACTCTGTGCTGGAACAcctcagagagagtgagttcGAGGCTGAGGAGCATGAGCTGCAGAAGAAGAGAGACAGTCGGGCTTTACACATCACAGAGACCAAACACAGCACTGAGGATACTG TGGAGGAGCAGAACCCTGAAGGATGCTTCAGCACTGAGCAGAGGAGGCTGAAGCACAATCAGAAGTATCAGACACTCAGTAAAGGAATGAGCTTATGTGTATGCTACTCTGCCAGCATTGGAGGCACAGCCACCCTAACCGGTTCCATTTCCAACCTCATCCTCAAAGGCCAGATGGAAAA ACTGTTTCCTGGAAATGGAGACGTGATCAACTATACCAGCTGGTTTATATTCTCCTTCCCCAACATGGTGCTGATGCTGGCTGTGTCTTGGCTGTGGCTGCAGTTCATGTACATTGGCTTCAA TGTTAAGAAAACATTCAGCTGCAGAAAGGTGAGCCCCAGTGAGAGGAAGGTGTATGCAGTGATGAAGAGTGAGTACAGGAAGCTGGGCAGAATGAACTTTGCTGAGTGTTGTGTCTTGGTGCTCTTTTTGCTGCTTGTGCTACTGTGGTTTACGCGCGAGCCTGGATTCTCCACCGGCTGGGCCTCACTGCTCTTCAACCAGGAGAAAAC ATTTGTTACAGACACCACAGTCTCCATTTTTATCTGCCTGCTGTTCTTCGTCATCCCCTCCAAAATTGAGTGCTCATGTTGGCGTTCTGGTTCTTTAGACATAAGTG GTAGGAGGAAATGGAAGGCTCCACCAACCCTGCTGCACTGGGAGCTGGTGCAGAGGAAGTTGCCCTGGAACATCATGCTGCTGCTAGGAGGAGCCTTTGCGCTGGCTAGAGGCTGTGAG GTATCTGGGCTGTCTTTGTGGCTTGGGAAAACTCTGGAGTCCCTGAAGAATATCCCACCAGTTgccctctctttccttctctgctTTGTGATTGCGATGCTCACTGAAATCTGCAACAATGCAGTAATCAGCACCGTCTTGCTGCCTGTTTTGGCCTCTATG ACCAGCGCTGTTGGTCTGCACCCATTGTACATAATGCTCCCGACCACCATCTCCTCATCCCTTGCTTTCATGCTCCCAGTGGCCACTCCCCCCAATGCCATTACATTCACCTACGCCAACCTCAAAATCATAGAGATG GTAAAGCCTGGCTTTGTGCTGAACCTGCTAGGGATCCTCTGCACTAACCTTGCTGTTCACACTTGGGGCACTGCTATATTCAACCTGAAGGAGATTCCCCCATGGGCCAATGTCACTACCACCCCTACCCATTCAATGTTTTCAGCAACTACTCCCTGA